From a region of the Desulfovibrio legallii genome:
- a CDS encoding cytochrome b/b6 domain-containing protein, which yields MPLRQKLTAQALLLWRFLGFFQPPTLRLLHAVAAVLVILQFCTKLFGFGYGHVVLGLILCWVGFALVVWSLKTRGLRHYFPYLWGDMDQLKKDLAQLRGGKRIIAPRAKGLATVVQGLGLGALSMSLLSGLWMYVAWTNGNPAPGAAAVHGIFVWLLLGYVLGHGGMALAHFFFWKKSTVRK from the coding sequence ATGCCCCTGCGACAAAAACTGACGGCCCAGGCGCTTTTGCTCTGGCGTTTCCTTGGATTTTTTCAGCCCCCGACGCTGCGTCTGCTGCATGCCGTGGCCGCCGTACTCGTCATTCTGCAGTTCTGTACCAAACTTTTTGGCTTCGGATACGGCCATGTGGTCCTGGGCCTGATTCTTTGCTGGGTCGGCTTTGCCCTGGTGGTCTGGAGCCTGAAAACCCGCGGCCTGCGCCACTATTTCCCCTACCTGTGGGGGGATATGGATCAGCTCAAAAAAGATCTGGCCCAACTGCGCGGGGGCAAGCGCATCATCGCCCCCAGGGCCAAGGGCTTGGCTACCGTGGTGCAGGGCCTGGGCCTGGGCGCGCTGAGCATGAGCCTGCTCTCCGGCCTCTGGATGTATGTGGCCTGGACCAACGGCAACCCCGCCCCTGGGGCCGCCGCCGTGCACGGCATCTTTGTCTGGCTGCTGCTGGGCTATGTGCTGGGCCACGGCGGCATGGCTTTGGCCCACTTCTTTTTCTGGAAAAAAAGTACGGTCCGGAAGTGA
- a CDS encoding LutC/YkgG family protein: MTREELVAAFSAKATAVNAVVQEMPTMAAALQYVVDVCADKAPAELLADEPGTEQGPLGPNKVPTRVKRVVAAPELNDEDFAQLSKACEEKGFICLRQGLRNYLAGIDVGLSTAVLGIAGSGTCLVNTDNEDARLAGMIAEISVILLRKSAIYPDLPSIAQRLRERMNEAPATYTTLITGPSRTADIERVAAVGVHGPLELHIILLED, translated from the coding sequence ATGACCCGAGAGGAATTGGTAGCCGCCTTTTCCGCCAAGGCCACGGCGGTGAACGCCGTGGTGCAGGAAATGCCCACCATGGCCGCGGCTCTGCAGTATGTGGTGGACGTCTGTGCCGACAAGGCTCCTGCCGAGCTGCTGGCCGACGAACCCGGCACCGAGCAGGGCCCCCTGGGCCCCAACAAGGTGCCCACCCGCGTCAAACGCGTGGTGGCTGCGCCGGAACTGAACGATGAAGATTTTGCCCAGCTGTCCAAAGCCTGTGAAGAAAAAGGCTTTATCTGTCTGCGCCAGGGCCTGCGCAACTACCTGGCGGGCATTGACGTGGGGCTTTCCACCGCGGTGCTGGGCATTGCCGGCAGCGGTACCTGCCTGGTCAATACGGACAACGAGGACGCGCGCCTTGCGGGCATGATTGCGGAAATTTCTGTGATTCTGCTGCGCAAATCCGCCATTTATCCGGACCTGCCGTCCATTGCGCAACGTCTGCGCGAACGCATGAATGAAGCTCCCGCCACCTACACCACCCTGATCACCGGTCCCAGCCGCACCGCCGACATTGAGCGTGTGGCCGCCGTGGGCGTGCATGGCCCGCTGGAACTGCACATTATTCTTCTGGAGGACTAA
- a CDS encoding heterodisulfide reductase-related iron-sulfur binding cluster, with product MSTLHELAQRLMSLDDKITACMKCGMCQAVCPMFGASGMEADVARGKLALIDNLAHEMLKDPASVSDKLGRCLLCGSCQAACPPGVQIMDVFMDAREIVNEYLGLHPAKKMIFRSLLTKPGLFNFAMRVGAPMQGLMFRRTGDAQGTVCAPMLNFMLGDRHMRPLAKTPLHARYGALDEPRRSGGLKVAFFPGCMGDKMYTDMSEACLKVLRHHNVAVFMPKGMTCCGIPALSSGDAKGMVEQMKVNVAALEKGDFDYLLSPCASCTSTIKELWPRYAGRLGSVAQRKAEELAAKAMDINAFLVDVLKVHPAEHAQGNAVTVTYHDSCHLKKSLGVTSQPRAVIAANPAYALKEMDEADRCCGCGGSFNLFHYDYSRQIGQRKRDNVVASGAQVVAAGCPACMMQLEDVLSHNHDNVRVKHTVEIYAESLK from the coding sequence ATGAGTACTCTGCACGAACTGGCCCAGCGCCTCATGTCGCTGGACGACAAAATTACCGCCTGCATGAAGTGCGGCATGTGTCAGGCCGTTTGTCCCATGTTCGGCGCTTCCGGCATGGAGGCCGACGTGGCCCGCGGCAAGCTGGCCCTCATTGACAATCTGGCCCACGAGATGCTCAAGGACCCTGCCTCCGTGAGCGACAAGCTGGGGCGTTGCCTGCTCTGTGGGTCTTGTCAGGCGGCCTGCCCGCCCGGCGTCCAGATTATGGACGTATTTATGGACGCGCGCGAGATCGTCAATGAATACCTTGGCCTGCACCCGGCTAAAAAGATGATTTTCCGCTCGTTGCTGACCAAGCCGGGTTTGTTTAACTTTGCCATGCGCGTGGGCGCGCCCATGCAGGGCCTTATGTTCCGTCGCACGGGCGACGCTCAGGGCACGGTCTGCGCGCCCATGCTCAACTTCATGCTGGGCGACCGGCACATGCGCCCCCTGGCTAAAACGCCCCTGCACGCCCGCTATGGCGCGTTGGACGAACCCCGCCGCAGCGGTGGCCTCAAAGTGGCCTTCTTCCCCGGCTGTATGGGCGACAAAATGTATACGGATATGTCCGAAGCCTGCCTCAAGGTGCTGCGCCACCACAACGTGGCCGTGTTCATGCCCAAGGGCATGACCTGCTGCGGTATTCCGGCGCTTTCTTCGGGCGACGCCAAGGGTATGGTGGAGCAGATGAAGGTCAACGTGGCCGCCCTGGAAAAAGGCGACTTCGACTATCTGCTGAGCCCCTGCGCTTCCTGTACCTCCACCATCAAGGAACTGTGGCCCCGCTATGCCGGCCGGCTGGGTTCTGTGGCCCAGCGCAAGGCGGAAGAACTGGCCGCCAAGGCCATGGACATCAACGCCTTTCTGGTGGACGTGCTCAAGGTGCACCCGGCGGAACACGCCCAGGGCAATGCCGTTACAGTCACCTATCACGATTCCTGCCACCTCAAGAAATCCCTGGGCGTGACCAGCCAGCCCAGGGCCGTCATTGCCGCCAACCCGGCCTATGCGCTCAAGGAAATGGACGAGGCAGACCGTTGCTGCGGTTGCGGCGGCTCCTTCAACCTTTTTCACTATGATTATTCGCGGCAGATTGGCCAGCGCAAGCGCGACAACGTTGTGGCCTCCGGCGCCCAGGTGGTGGCTGCGGGCTGCCCGGCCTGCATGATGCAGCTGGAGGATGTGCTCTCGCACAACCATGACAACGTGCGCGTGAAGCACACGGTGGAAATCTACGCCGAAAGTCTGAAATAA
- a CDS encoding FAD-binding oxidoreductase — MASQALIKDFEDLLGKENVFSSEADRASYSYDSAVLPAVMPALVVRPTTAEQLGQCVKKLYDNGIPMTVRGSGTNLSGGTIPDKSDTVVILTTGLNRILEINSDDLYAVVEPGVITAQFAAAVAKKNLFYPPDPGSQAVSTIGGNIAENAGGLRGLKYGVTKDYFMGVEFFDSTGALVKSGSRTVKCVTGYNLTGLMIQSEGTLGVISQAVLKLVPPPKASRACMAVFPDVQSAAQAVAGIIAAHVLPCTLEFLDNNTIVRVDDFTKAGLPREAGAILLIEVDGHPAQVEDDAAAVEKVLKANGATAVHVPKDAAEKFKLWEARRMALPVLARARPTTVLEDATVPRSQIPAMMQAVNDIAAKYKVEVGTFGHAGDGNLHPTFLCDKRDAEEYHRVEEAIDEMFDTAIKLSGTLSGEHGIGTAKAKWMEKETSRGTILFSQRMRRALDPKGLLNPTKLVGI, encoded by the coding sequence ATGGCAAGCCAGGCGTTGATCAAGGATTTTGAGGATCTGCTGGGCAAGGAAAATGTGTTCAGCTCTGAAGCCGACCGCGCGAGCTATTCGTATGATTCCGCGGTGCTGCCCGCAGTGATGCCCGCGCTGGTGGTGCGGCCCACCACGGCAGAGCAGCTGGGCCAGTGCGTGAAAAAGCTCTATGACAACGGCATCCCCATGACCGTGCGGGGTTCCGGCACCAACCTTTCCGGCGGCACCATTCCGGACAAGTCCGACACGGTGGTGATCCTGACCACGGGCCTCAACCGCATTCTTGAAATCAATTCCGACGACCTCTACGCCGTGGTGGAGCCGGGCGTCATTACCGCCCAGTTCGCCGCTGCGGTGGCCAAAAAAAATCTGTTTTATCCTCCGGACCCCGGCTCTCAGGCGGTGTCCACCATCGGCGGCAATATTGCGGAAAACGCCGGCGGCCTGCGCGGGCTCAAATATGGCGTGACCAAAGACTATTTTATGGGCGTGGAATTTTTTGATTCCACGGGGGCGCTGGTCAAGTCCGGTTCGCGTACGGTCAAGTGCGTCACGGGCTACAATCTGACCGGGCTGATGATCCAGTCCGAGGGCACCTTGGGGGTCATTTCTCAGGCCGTGCTCAAGCTGGTGCCGCCGCCCAAGGCTTCCCGCGCCTGTATGGCCGTTTTCCCCGATGTGCAGAGCGCGGCCCAGGCCGTGGCCGGCATCATCGCCGCCCATGTGCTGCCCTGCACCCTGGAATTTCTGGACAACAACACCATCGTGCGCGTGGACGACTTCACTAAGGCCGGCCTGCCGCGTGAGGCCGGGGCCATTTTGCTCATCGAAGTGGACGGCCACCCCGCCCAGGTGGAAGACGACGCCGCCGCTGTGGAAAAAGTGCTTAAGGCCAACGGCGCTACCGCCGTGCATGTGCCCAAGGACGCCGCAGAAAAGTTCAAGCTCTGGGAAGCCCGCCGCATGGCTCTGCCCGTGCTGGCGCGCGCCCGGCCCACCACCGTGCTGGAAGACGCCACCGTGCCGCGCTCCCAGATTCCGGCCATGATGCAGGCTGTTAATGACATCGCCGCCAAATATAAGGTGGAGGTGGGCACTTTCGGCCATGCCGGTGACGGCAACCTGCACCCCACCTTCCTCTGCGACAAGCGCGACGCCGAGGAGTACCACCGGGTGGAAGAAGCCATTGACGAGATGTTTGATACGGCCATCAAGCTCAGCGGCACGCTTTCGGGCGAGCACGGCATAGGCACGGCCAAGGCCAAGTGGATGGAAAAGGAAACCTCGCGCGGCACCATCCTCTTCTCCCAGCGGATGCGGCGGGCCCTGGATCCCAAGGGGCTGCTCAATCCCACCAAACTTGTGGGTATTTAG